The genomic stretch ACGGTCGCAGGGTGTAGCGGCACCGAAGCCATCGGCGGCGGTGGCGGCGAGACCTACGAGGTCGGCCACGGGGACTACCAGACGACCGTCAGCGAGAGCGACTTCCCCTCGGACAGACTCTACATCTACGCCGTCCAGACGGGGTGGTCGAACTGGGGTGCCGTCATGGACGCCTTCGACGAGCGGTACGGCGTCGAGCTGAACGACGACCAGCGTACCTCCGGCGAGGCGCTCACACACATCCGATCGAACGCCGAGAACCCCACCCACTCGGCGTACAACGGCGGCTACTCGTTCGGTATCACCGCCATGGAGGAGGGGTTCACCACGGACTACAAGCCGGCCAACTGGGACGCCGTTCCGCCGGATCTGAAGACGGACAACGGCCACCTCACCGCGACCCGGCAGATGACGACGGCGGTCACCTACCGCAAGGACATCTACGAGGAGCGCGGGCTGGGCGAGCCCGAGAGCTGGGAGGACTTCAAACACCCCGACGCCGCCAAGGACTTCTGTGTGACCCCGCCCCACTCGGCCAACGGGCTGGCGACGGCGCTGTCGATCAACAACGCCTACGGCGGGACGATGGACGATCTGGGACCGGTCGTCGAGTACTACGACGACATCGCCCAGAAGGGGGCAGACGTGCGTCGCAACATCACCGGCGACTTCACCAGCGGCGAGGTCTCGGCGGTCGCTCAGTACGACTACACCGCCCTGGAGATGAAGTACAACCACGAGGAGGTGCCCGCGGAGAACGTCGGCGTCGCGATCCTGCCCGGCCCCGAGGGCGACGCCGGAGCGATGAACATCCCGTACGGCTACGGCATGCTCGACGGCGCACCGAATCCGGAGACGGCGAAGTTGTTCATGGACTTCGTTCTCTCACTGGAGGGCCAGCGGCTGTTCTTCGACGCGTTCGTCCGCCCGATCCGGGCCGGCGAGCTGGAGATGCCAGACGAGTTCCCCGACCAGACGACCTACGAGGCGGCGGAGTTCACCGTCGACCAACTGGATCTCGTCGAGCGACAGGAGTCCATCATCGATCAGGTGACCTCGGAGTCGGACATTCCCGGCATCCAGGGGTAACTCGGGGGCAGCTATGAGCACCACCACCTGGTTCGAACTGTCTGCCGCCAGAGACACCCTCACACCCGAGACCGAGCGCGACCGGCGACGGCGGCGCATCCTCGTCCTGTGTGCGCCCTTCCTCGTCCTGGCCGCGGTGGCCGCGTTCGTCCCGCTGGCGACGATGATCCGGATGAGCGTCTCCGCGGACCGGTTCGCGAACGTCGGGTTCTCGGTGTCGGCCTGGCGGACGCTGGCGACGGACCCGCTGTATCGACGGGTCGCCGTGAACACGCTCTGGTTCGCCGCGGCGACGAGCGCCGTCAGCGTCGCGCTGGGCGTCGCGGTGTCACACGCGTTCGCGAAGTACTCGCTACCCTTCGAACGCGTGCTCGTCTCGGTGGTCTCGTTCCCCATCGCGCTCCCCGGAATCGTCGTCGCGTTCATGGTCGTCGCCCTGCTGGGCCGACAGGGACTTGTGACGAACGCGGTCGCGTTCTTCAGCGGTCAGGGGCCGATCGACCTGGCGACCGCGACGACCGTGACGGGGCTGTTCGTGGGGTACGTCTACTCGCTGCTCCCGCGGGCGACGATGGTCCTGCGCGGGACTTACGCCGAGGTCAACACCGACGCCGAGCAGGCGGCCAGAGCGCTCGGTGCCGATCCGCTTCGGACGTTCTACTACGTCACGCTGCCCGAGATCCGTCCCGGGATCGTCGCCGCGTTGTTGCTCACGTTCCGGACGGCACTGGCGATCTTCGGCACGGTCCTGGTCTTGCAGGGGTTGAACGTCGCGACGCTCCAGCTCAGTCAGGTGATCTCGGTCGGCTACGAGAGCCAGATCGCCGCCAGCATCGGGCTGGTGTACTTCGCGTTCATCCTCGCGGTCACGTTCGTCGGCCTGCGCTACACCGAAGCGGACGTGATCCGGCGATGACGACGCTCCGGACGCCCCAGTCGCTCGGGAAGGCCGCGGTCACGCTGGTGACGGGACTCGTCCTCGCGGTACTCGTGGTCCCGATCGCGGTGACGTTCGTCTCCTCGTTCGCACAGTCGGCCACCGGTGTCGTTCCCACCGGCTTCGTCACCGCCGAACACTGGCGGACGGCGCTCGGCCTGACCGACGTGGGCGCGCGCAGAGGGATCGGCTCCGGCCTGTGGTTCAGCGTCCTCCTGGCGACCGGCGGGATGGTCGTCAACCTCGTCGTCGGCGTGCCGATCGCCTACGCGCTGACCCGCTACGAGTTCCGGGGCCGAGAGTGGCTGAACACGCTCGCGGTCCTGCCGCTCGTGCCGGGGATCATCCTCGGAATCGCGTTCCTGCGAACCTATCCCGACAACGCCGGGACGGCCTTCGGACTCGTCGTCGGCTACGCGCTGCTGAAGTCGCCGTACATGGTGTTGACCGTCCAGAGCGCGTTCCAGTCGATGGATCTCCGCCAACTCGAAGAGAGCGCCCGCTCGCTCGGAGCGTCGTGGCCCCGAACGTTCGTCACCGTCATCGTCCCCAACGCCAGGGGCGGGATCCTCGCGGGCTCGATCATCACGTGGACGCTGGCCGCTGCGGAGTTCAACTTCACCTACATGGTGTACACCCGCGGCCCACGGCCCTTCTCGCTGTTTCTCTACGAGAACATCAGTCGCGCTCCGTTCCTGCAGTCGGCGGCGGCCATCTCGATGTACTTCTGTCTCGTCGTCGCCGCCATCCTCGTGCTACAGACCGTCGGCCGACACGGATTCACTACGACATGAACGCTCGAACACACACTCACGGGAGGCAGACGCATGGTCGCCGTTGAACTCGACGGCGTGGGCAAGACCTACGGCGACGAGGTCGCGGTCGAGGGGCTCGACCTGACCGTCGCCGACGGCGAGATCCTCGGCGTCGTCGGCCCCTCGGGCTGTGGCAAGACGACGACGCTGCGGACGATCGCCGGCTTCGAGACGCCGACGGCCGGTCGGGTCCGGTTCGCCGACGAGGACGTGACCCACGTCCCACCAGAGCGGCGAAACGTCGGGCTCGTGTTCCAGTCGTACGCGCTGTTCGACAACATGAGCGTCCTCGCGAACGTGGCGTTCGGCCCGAAGATGCAAGGCGTCGAGAAGACCGAGCGACGGGACCGCGCCATGGAGCTGCTGGAGCTGCTCGACATCGCCGAACTCGCCGACAGAGCGCCCGAAACCCTCTCCGGCGGACAACAGCAGCGGGTCGGGCTGGCGCGTGCGCTCGCGATCGAGCCGAACATCCTCCTGCTGGACGAGCCCATGACGGGGCTGGACGCCAAGCTCAAGGATCGGCTCCGGCGCGAGATCGGGAGCCTGCTCGACGAACTGGGCGTCACCGCGCTGTACGTGACCCACGACCAGGAGGAGGCGATGGCGATGTGTGACCGGATCGCGGTGCTGAACGACGGCCGCCTGGAACAGGTCGGAACGCCTCGCGAGATCTACGAGTCGCCCGCAAACGAGTTCGTCGCCGGATTCGTCGGCTCGGCGAACCTACTCGACGCACAGCTCGACGACGGCACGGTCGATCTGGGGTTTACGCGGCTGCACGCGGTCACGGACGACACGAGCGGGAACGCGACGGTCGTGGTCCGACCCGACGACATCGCGGTCGGCAGCGGTTCGATCCCGGTGACGATCCGGGAGTACCAGTACCTCGGTGAGACGACCAGCGCCGTCGGCGAGTTGCCCGACGGACAGCAGTTGCGCTTGCGCCTGAACGGCACCGCCGAGGAGACGACCGTCGGGACCACGGTTTCGGTCGCGATCGACCCCGACGGCGTCGCCGTCGTCGACACCGCCTGATACGGAAAGTCGTCGTTGCGTACCGGTGAGCGTCTCTCCCGTGGCGACGTTCACCGGTACATTGCTACAACCGTCCGTATGACTGCGCGCGGACAGGCGCGTCAGGGCAGGTCGGTCGCGAGGAAGTTCACGAGACGGTCCAGACACTCGATTGTTCCGTCTTCGGTCTCGGAGCCTTCCTCGTCTCGTGTCACGGGCCGAGCTACGCCGGCCCGAGGTATACGTTGTGCTGTCGTGAGGCCGGAAGTCAGCGGAGCGTTACAAATCAGCTTAGCTTAGTAGCTAAGCTATATTTTATCGGACCGTCGGCCGGGAGGGCGTGGCCGGTAACGAACGACGCCTCGTCGGAGCACAGCCAGACGATGGTCTGGTTCACGTCGAGGACACGCTCGCACTCGTCTTCGTCGATCTCCGGGAGCGTCGCCGACTCCCACCCCGGTCAGTACGCTTATGAGCCACTGTCCGTAACTCCCCGGCGATGCCCTCCACGAGCAGTGAGCACCTGCCGACAGCGGCGGGGTTCGTTCCGGTCGCCCTCGCGAATCTGGTCCCGCTGGTCGGTGTCGTCCGACTGGGCTGGGAGCCAGAAACGCTGGTGATCGTCTACACGCTGGAAGTGCTGTTCGCGTTCCCGCTGGCGGGCGTGAAGGCGTTGTTCGCACAGCAACCGCCGCGGACCGACCACGAGGGGTCGACCGTGATCAGCGTTTCGGACGAGCTGACCCGAAAGCGCGGGAGCGTCACGGTGGTCCCGTGGCTGCCGCCGGTCTACCCGCGGAACGTGCCCTTCGCCCTCGCCGTCGGCGGTGTCGCCGCGTGGTTCGGGATCGCCATCGGCGTCGTGGTCAACGAGACGATCCCGATCACCGCGGTCGTCAGCCGCCCCGAGGTCCTGTTGAGTGTCGGCACACTGGTCGTCGGCCAGACCGTCGAGACCTGGCGGGACTTGCGGAACGGACACCACGAGACGACCACGCCGTACGCGGTGATCGAGACGCCGGCCCGGCAGGCGTTTTTCCTGGCGTTCGTCCTGTTCGTCGTCCCGGTGACGGCCGTGGCCGGCACGGGTGCGACGCTTGGCGTGTTCGTCGTCGTCAAGATCCTCGTGGAGTGGTCGGGCTATCGAGCGAGCCACGGCGACGGCGGGCGACTTACCGGGTGGCTCTCCGGACCCGACGAGTCGGGCCGTGAGCGAGAGGTCGACGGCGTGCCCAAGGGTGAGCCCGACGCGCGCGTTCGGACGGACGACCGCGCGGTGCTGTACACCGGCGCACTCCGGGCGCTGAGTGAGCGAGCCCCCGTCTACGCGACGTCCTTCGTCATCGTCTGGCTCTTCTCGCTCGTGATCCTCGGCGGGGAGGAGCCGTCCCGAGAAGTCGCGCTCGGCTCCGGTCTCGTCCTGGTCTGTCTGTTCGTCGCGCTCCTGGCGTTGCGTGTCGGGACGTTCTACCTCAGGTACGGGCCGCTCGAATACCGTCGGTACGACGACCGAATCGTGGCGTACGACAGCCTGCTCGACGAGCCCCAGTGGTGGGCCTCGATCGGGTCGCTGCGCGACGCCGAGGTCGCGTCCGATCGGCTCCCAGACCGGCTGCTGGGGACGCGCACGGTCTCGCTGGCGGCGGGCTGGGGCGACGATCCGCGGCGCTCGCTCGGACCCGTCGCCGACGCCGAGGCCCTCGTGACGGCGTTCGACCTGCCCGTCAGGACGACGGCACTCGCGCCCATCGATCGGCGGGTAGCCGCCGTCGTCGCGGGCTGTGTCGGCGTGATCGTCCTCGCTCCAGTGGCCGTCGTGCTCGTGCCGGCACTGTCCTCGTCGACGGCGCTGCTGTACGGGGTGTTCGTGCTGCCGTTCGCCACCCTCACGCTGCGGGGACTCTGGAAACGAGCGTATCCAGAGTCGAGCACAGCGGCCGGGAGCGACGTGTAGCGACAGCGGTGTGACTCGACCGGCTCGCCACGTCGTGGCGTCGACCGAGCGGACGGCCCACGGAGCGGCGGTACGTTCATACTCCAGACGGGCGAATCGGGAACACTGTGTTCGACGACATCCTCGTTCCGACGGACGGCAGTACCTGTGCAGCGGTCGCGCTCAGCGCCGCCGAAGAGGTAGCGAAGCGATACGGAGCGACGATTCATCTCCTGTCCGTGGCCGATTCACGGATCGAGGACCACACCGTCGGCGACGAGAGTCAGCACGCGGCACACGAGACGATCGTTCGCGACGCCAGCGAGGATCTCTCGGCAGAGATCGGCGTCGTAGAAGCAGTCGAGCGGGGACTGCCACACGAGGTGATCGTAGAGTACGCCGACGAGGCGTCGGTCGACCTCGTGGTCATGGGCACGCACGGGCGGACCGGCGTCCAGCGATACGTGCTGGGCAGCGTCACCGAGAAGGTGCTCCGGCTGGCCGAGACGCCCGTGCTCACGGTCCGGGAAGCGGACGCCGACGAGCGCCCGACGCCCTTCGAAGACGTGCTGATCCCGACCGACGGCAGCGACGCCGCGAACGCGGCGATCGGTCCGGCCCTCGACATCGCCGGTGCGTACGACGCCAGCGTCCACGCGCTCTCGGCGATAGAGCCGCTGTCGATGGGCGTCGATGTTCGGTCACACGTCATCGTGGAGGCACTCGAAGAACGGGCCCAGTCGGCCGTCGACGACGTGGCCGAGCGAGCCGCGAACGCGTCGCTCGGACCGATCGAAACCGCCGTCGAGTTCGGCGATCCGTACCGACAGATCAGGACCTACGTCGAGGAGAACGACATCGATCTGGTCGTCATGGGCACCCACGGCCGAAGCGGCGTCGAGCGGTTCCTGCTGGGCAGTGTCACCGAAAAGCTCGTCCGAACGTCGTCGGCTCCCGTGATGACCGTGAGACGGCCAGAGAACAGCGGGAGTTAGCGACAGTTTCGCCGCTTTTACACTCATTTTAGACAGATCAGACACATAAATAGATGTCTGTGACCAATTAGACGTATTCTTACTTGGTACTCGTCTTCTGAAGCCGTATCGCCGTTAGACTTCTGTCCGCCCGGTCAGTTCGTCGGGAACGAGCCGGTAGAACTCGAACGACACTTCTCGGAGTGGTCGCTCGAAGATGTCCACCAGCGGGATGTCGACGTGTTCGAGTCCTTCCAGCGTCTCGGTCTCGATACCCTCGCGCTCGACGTCTTCGAGTCTGCCGCGGGCGACCACGCTCTGCCAGTCCCCGGACTCCTCCCGATACGTGACGAACGACGCCGGCCGGTCGTCGAGATCGCCTTTCGTGGTGTCGACGCCCACGGCCAGTCGGAAGTAGAACGTACTGGCCGCCGCGTCGTACCCGTACGACACCGGGATCGAGTA from Halomicrobium mukohataei DSM 12286 encodes the following:
- a CDS encoding universal stress protein, giving the protein MFDDILVPTDGSTCAAVALSAAEEVAKRYGATIHLLSVADSRIEDHTVGDESQHAAHETIVRDASEDLSAEIGVVEAVERGLPHEVIVEYADEASVDLVVMGTHGRTGVQRYVLGSVTEKVLRLAETPVLTVREADADERPTPFEDVLIPTDGSDAANAAIGPALDIAGAYDASVHALSAIEPLSMGVDVRSHVIVEALEERAQSAVDDVAERAANASLGPIETAVEFGDPYRQIRTYVEENDIDLVVMGTHGRSGVERFLLGSVTEKLVRTSSAPVMTVRRPENSGS
- a CDS encoding pyridoxamine 5'-phosphate oxidase family protein, with amino-acid sequence MAKDTPVSMSAAERDEILDSGGTGVLSLASGDEPPYSIPVSYGYDAAASTFYFRLAVGVDTTKGDLDDRPASFVTYREESGDWQSVVARGRLEDVEREGIETETLEGLEHVDIPLVDIFERPLREVSFEFYRLVPDELTGRTEV
- a CDS encoding ABC transporter ATP-binding protein — encoded protein: MVAVELDGVGKTYGDEVAVEGLDLTVADGEILGVVGPSGCGKTTTLRTIAGFETPTAGRVRFADEDVTHVPPERRNVGLVFQSYALFDNMSVLANVAFGPKMQGVEKTERRDRAMELLELLDIAELADRAPETLSGGQQQRVGLARALAIEPNILLLDEPMTGLDAKLKDRLRREIGSLLDELGVTALYVTHDQEEAMAMCDRIAVLNDGRLEQVGTPREIYESPANEFVAGFVGSANLLDAQLDDGTVDLGFTRLHAVTDDTSGNATVVVRPDDIAVGSGSIPVTIREYQYLGETTSAVGELPDGQQLRLRLNGTAEETTVGTTVSVAIDPDGVAVVDTA
- a CDS encoding ABC transporter permease, whose product is MSTTTWFELSAARDTLTPETERDRRRRRILVLCAPFLVLAAVAAFVPLATMIRMSVSADRFANVGFSVSAWRTLATDPLYRRVAVNTLWFAAATSAVSVALGVAVSHAFAKYSLPFERVLVSVVSFPIALPGIVVAFMVVALLGRQGLVTNAVAFFSGQGPIDLATATTVTGLFVGYVYSLLPRATMVLRGTYAEVNTDAEQAARALGADPLRTFYYVTLPEIRPGIVAALLLTFRTALAIFGTVLVLQGLNVATLQLSQVISVGYESQIAASIGLVYFAFILAVTFVGLRYTEADVIRR
- a CDS encoding DUF6498-containing protein, with amino-acid sequence MPSTSSEHLPTAAGFVPVALANLVPLVGVVRLGWEPETLVIVYTLEVLFAFPLAGVKALFAQQPPRTDHEGSTVISVSDELTRKRGSVTVVPWLPPVYPRNVPFALAVGGVAAWFGIAIGVVVNETIPITAVVSRPEVLLSVGTLVVGQTVETWRDLRNGHHETTTPYAVIETPARQAFFLAFVLFVVPVTAVAGTGATLGVFVVVKILVEWSGYRASHGDGGRLTGWLSGPDESGREREVDGVPKGEPDARVRTDDRAVLYTGALRALSERAPVYATSFVIVWLFSLVILGGEEPSREVALGSGLVLVCLFVALLALRVGTFYLRYGPLEYRRYDDRIVAYDSLLDEPQWWASIGSLRDAEVASDRLPDRLLGTRTVSLAAGWGDDPRRSLGPVADAEALVTAFDLPVRTTALAPIDRRVAAVVAGCVGVIVLAPVAVVLVPALSSSTALLYGVFVLPFATLTLRGLWKRAYPESSTAAGSDV
- a CDS encoding ABC transporter permease; this encodes MTTLRTPQSLGKAAVTLVTGLVLAVLVVPIAVTFVSSFAQSATGVVPTGFVTAEHWRTALGLTDVGARRGIGSGLWFSVLLATGGMVVNLVVGVPIAYALTRYEFRGREWLNTLAVLPLVPGIILGIAFLRTYPDNAGTAFGLVVGYALLKSPYMVLTVQSAFQSMDLRQLEESARSLGASWPRTFVTVIVPNARGGILAGSIITWTLAAAEFNFTYMVYTRGPRPFSLFLYENISRAPFLQSAAAISMYFCLVVAAILVLQTVGRHGFTTT
- a CDS encoding extracellular solute-binding protein, with amino-acid sequence MTDHTRRGFLTVAGSATAATVAGCSGTEAIGGGGGETYEVGHGDYQTTVSESDFPSDRLYIYAVQTGWSNWGAVMDAFDERYGVELNDDQRTSGEALTHIRSNAENPTHSAYNGGYSFGITAMEEGFTTDYKPANWDAVPPDLKTDNGHLTATRQMTTAVTYRKDIYEERGLGEPESWEDFKHPDAAKDFCVTPPHSANGLATALSINNAYGGTMDDLGPVVEYYDDIAQKGADVRRNITGDFTSGEVSAVAQYDYTALEMKYNHEEVPAENVGVAILPGPEGDAGAMNIPYGYGMLDGAPNPETAKLFMDFVLSLEGQRLFFDAFVRPIRAGELEMPDEFPDQTTYEAAEFTVDQLDLVERQESIIDQVTSESDIPGIQG